Proteins encoded together in one Oceanobacillus iheyensis HTE831 window:
- a CDS encoding Lrp/AsnC family transcriptional regulator, translating to MKLDNIDKKLLEELSEDGRLSYVELAEKVGLSRVAVKDRIKNLKEKGVIEKFTVVINSEKFGKQVSAFFDIDVEPKQLQEVAQNLANHPQVASIYQMTGPSTLHTHVLVEDFQKLEVFINEELYSVEGITRVESSIILKRFKSRTGFKL from the coding sequence ATGAAACTAGATAACATTGACAAAAAGCTATTAGAAGAGCTTTCAGAAGATGGCCGCTTATCGTATGTCGAGCTGGCAGAAAAGGTTGGCTTATCTCGTGTTGCGGTAAAGGATCGTATTAAAAATTTAAAAGAAAAAGGTGTCATTGAAAAGTTTACGGTGGTTATCAATTCAGAGAAATTCGGAAAACAAGTGTCTGCTTTTTTTGATATAGATGTCGAACCAAAACAATTGCAGGAAGTTGCCCAAAATCTAGCTAATCACCCGCAAGTGGCTAGTATCTATCAAATGACTGGACCGAGCACCTTACATACACATGTATTAGTGGAGGATTTTCAGAAATTAGAAGTGTTTATTAATGAAGAATTGTATTCAGTAGAAGGTATTACACGTGTCGAAAGCTCGATAATATTAAAGCGCTTCAAAAGTCGTACTGGATTTAAGTTGTAG
- a CDS encoding tubby C-terminal domain-like protein, translating to MTVYQYDRYINKRKKTEIYIENNKQGEVTGKYRNIWKMLQDIILKSVSSITYELTDSNQNLVAVTDDVTSLFSKKKIQVHYYDQSEWNTILVEETTFIDLGDVVTFTYENESYVIKKKPFKPAILHTNNLPIDEWKINFKNREVVFDLNTTYLDKEFLFLGILHAYYYDKN from the coding sequence ATGACTGTATATCAATATGATCGATATATTAATAAGAGAAAAAAGACGGAAATTTACATAGAGAATAACAAACAGGGTGAAGTGACAGGGAAGTATAGAAATATATGGAAAATGCTTCAAGATATAATTTTGAAGAGTGTAAGCTCGATTACTTATGAGCTAACCGATAGCAATCAAAATCTAGTAGCTGTAACTGATGATGTTACTTCGCTCTTTAGTAAAAAGAAAATACAGGTACACTACTATGATCAAAGTGAATGGAATACGATTTTAGTAGAGGAAACAACGTTCATTGATCTAGGTGATGTGGTTACATTTACATATGAGAATGAAAGTTATGTAATTAAAAAAAAGCCGTTTAAACCAGCTATTCTCCATACAAATAACCTCCCTATTGACGAATGGAAAATTAACTTTAAAAATCGGGAGGTAGTGTTTGATTTAAATACTACCTATCTTGATAAGGAATTCCTTTTTTTAGGTATTCTTCACGCTTATTACTATGATAAAAACTAA
- the panC gene encoding pantoate--beta-alanine ligase: MTKRITTIKEMQHLSRTRKAHNKQIGFVPTMGALHDGHLQMVKQSIADNDYTVVSVFVNPLQFGPNEDFDAYPRTIEEDEAQLDALGADYVFYPSVEEMYPKPLELSINVHRMAEVLEGAKRPGHFDGVVTVVNKLFNIIRPDIAYFGKKDAQQLAIIEKMVEEFNHPITIRGMDTIRELDGLAKSSRNIYLTDNERQEAVQLYQSLLKAKQLYDAGERSSDVIIDEIHTHLTTHTSGTIEEIAIYSYPELIEQTQITGRIFISLAVKFSQARLIDNIIVEKS, translated from the coding sequence ATGACAAAACGAATTACGACCATAAAAGAAATGCAACACCTTAGTCGAACACGGAAAGCACATAATAAACAAATTGGATTTGTACCAACGATGGGGGCATTGCATGACGGGCATTTACAAATGGTGAAGCAATCAATAGCGGACAATGACTATACCGTGGTCAGCGTCTTTGTAAACCCACTGCAATTTGGGCCAAATGAGGATTTCGATGCTTATCCACGAACCATTGAAGAGGACGAGGCACAGCTAGATGCATTAGGTGCCGATTATGTCTTCTACCCGAGCGTGGAAGAAATGTACCCTAAGCCACTCGAGCTTTCGATCAACGTCCATCGAATGGCGGAAGTATTAGAAGGAGCAAAGCGTCCGGGTCATTTTGACGGTGTGGTAACCGTCGTCAATAAGTTATTTAATATTATCCGTCCTGATATCGCCTATTTTGGAAAAAAAGACGCGCAGCAACTGGCAATCATTGAAAAGATGGTCGAGGAATTTAATCATCCGATTACCATTCGAGGCATGGATACGATACGTGAATTAGATGGATTAGCAAAAAGCTCGCGCAACATTTACTTAACAGACAACGAGCGACAAGAAGCCGTTCAATTATATCAAAGTCTATTAAAAGCAAAACAGTTATATGATGCGGGTGAACGAAGCAGCGATGTTATCATCGATGAAATCCACACCCATTTAACCACACATACATCCGGAACGATTGAAGAGATTGCGATTTACAGCTACCCAGAACTGATAGAACAAACACAGATTACTGGCCGGATTTTTATATCGTTAGCCGTGAAATTTTCACAAGCGAGATTGATCGATAATATTATTGTAGAAAAAAGTTGA
- a CDS encoding Bug family tripartite tricarboxylate transporter substrate binding protein has protein sequence MKRRLWSGLVLFCLVLLAACSPPSTSSGEQAENYPSKDIQLIVPWDAGGDTDAINRIVAEELEKELDATVVVKNVAGGSGVVGAQQALQANNDGYTLLAVHDSVAMSQLTGQADFGYFDFEPVSLMTSTYQLVATNPSNPWDSMEEVVADAKENPGEITYGASIGSTSQLEPALIQTASDIEFNIVGYDGTANRMKAVVANDVKLGSVSIAAGKDYMEDDRMKLLGYTGEERHPDLPDVPTLQEQGIDVVNAANRGIVVPKDTPEEIVSKINEALKNVANSESFKERIDAIGTDVNFKGTEEYVEFLQNNEKEMEESLEKSGLLDK, from the coding sequence ATGAAACGTCGTTTATGGAGTGGTTTAGTTCTATTTTGTCTAGTTTTATTAGCAGCATGTAGTCCCCCGAGTACAAGTAGTGGAGAACAGGCGGAGAATTATCCTTCTAAAGATATTCAATTAATCGTACCGTGGGATGCCGGTGGAGATACCGATGCGATTAATCGAATTGTTGCAGAAGAGTTGGAAAAAGAATTAGATGCAACAGTTGTCGTAAAAAATGTTGCTGGGGGAAGTGGAGTAGTAGGGGCACAACAAGCGCTTCAAGCAAATAATGATGGCTATACATTGCTCGCTGTTCATGACTCTGTAGCGATGTCGCAATTAACCGGACAAGCAGATTTTGGTTACTTTGACTTTGAACCTGTTTCTTTAATGACGTCTACATATCAACTCGTAGCAACCAATCCGTCCAACCCGTGGGATTCAATGGAAGAAGTGGTAGCTGATGCAAAAGAAAATCCTGGCGAAATAACGTATGGCGCATCGATTGGGTCGACATCTCAGTTAGAACCTGCTCTGATTCAAACCGCGTCAGATATCGAATTTAATATTGTTGGTTATGATGGGACAGCGAATCGAATGAAAGCAGTTGTAGCCAATGACGTAAAACTAGGGAGTGTCTCTATCGCTGCAGGTAAGGATTATATGGAAGATGATCGAATGAAATTATTAGGTTATACAGGAGAAGAGAGACATCCTGACTTGCCGGATGTACCGACATTACAAGAACAAGGAATCGATGTCGTCAATGCTGCGAACCGTGGGATTGTTGTTCCGAAAGATACACCAGAAGAAATCGTCTCTAAAATAAATGAAGCGCTAAAGAATGTGGCTAATAGCGAGTCGTTTAAAGAGAGAATAGATGCAATTGGAACCGATGTGAACTTTAAAGGAACAGAAGAATATGTTGAATTCCTGCAAAACAATGAAAAAGAAATGGAAGAATCATTAGAAAAAAGTGGCTTACTAGATAAGTAG
- the panB gene encoding 3-methyl-2-oxobutanoate hydroxymethyltransferase, whose product MKALKDFMRMKHEGEKISMLTAYDYPSAKQAEAAEIDMILVGDSLGMTVLGYESTVDVTLDDMKHHARAVRRGAKDTYVVVDMPFGTIGIDASTDTAFAIELYRDTHANAIKIEGAHAAPVIKKCHDIGIPVVAHLGLTPQSYGITGYQLQATSKEAAKQLIEDAKLVEKSGAIMLVLEAIPSDLAHVITESLTIPVIGIGAGVGTNGQVLVYHDVLNYGVEHKPKFVKRYGDFSIGVESIKNFHDEVKRQAFPTEEYTYKKQIMNEVDE is encoded by the coding sequence ATGAAGGCCTTGAAAGATTTCATGCGGATGAAGCATGAAGGAGAAAAAATTTCGATGTTGACTGCTTATGATTATCCGAGTGCAAAGCAAGCGGAAGCTGCTGAAATAGATATGATTCTTGTCGGTGATTCCCTAGGGATGACGGTACTTGGCTACGAAAGCACTGTCGATGTAACTCTCGACGATATGAAGCATCACGCGCGTGCAGTGCGCCGTGGCGCAAAGGATACGTATGTTGTCGTTGATATGCCTTTTGGTACCATCGGCATTGATGCAAGTACCGATACAGCTTTTGCCATTGAATTATACCGAGACACTCATGCAAACGCTATAAAAATCGAAGGCGCACATGCCGCTCCTGTTATTAAAAAATGCCATGATATCGGTATTCCTGTCGTTGCCCATCTTGGGTTGACGCCGCAGAGTTACGGCATCACAGGCTATCAACTACAAGCAACCTCTAAAGAAGCAGCCAAACAGCTGATTGAGGATGCTAAACTTGTTGAAAAAAGTGGTGCGATTATGCTTGTCTTAGAAGCAATACCAAGTGACCTTGCCCATGTAATTACCGAGTCGCTTACGATTCCGGTTATCGGGATAGGCGCAGGTGTAGGAACGAATGGACAAGTCCTTGTGTATCATGACGTACTTAATTATGGTGTCGAGCATAAGCCAAAATTTGTAAAGCGTTATGGTGATTTTTCTATTGGTGTAGAATCCATAAAAAACTTTCATGACGAGGTGAAGCGACAAGCGTTTCCTACTGAAGAATACACATACAAGAAACAAATTATGAACGAGGTAGACGAATGA
- a CDS encoding oxidoreductase: protein MKRSLAMKKFGVIGPGAVGSVIAESLLQHGLQVHLLGRNAGEVRIERKGQLAESTLLVEELSRFETTLDYIFITVKGTQLSAVLPFVEKLSHENTVTIICQNGYGQLEQITMPHTYQAVVYISGQKKDQTITHFRDRKLILPENEDTIALHQLVEGSDLDIQISPHYLHDIWFKLLVNLGINSVTALSRNTAIVVTNEKVRNLCESLIKEGMTIAHAEGIHFEKSTVQAIMDIYDGYPPHMGTSMYYDQLNRNPMEIDYIQGFLYRKSQKHHLDTPHVDTVYSLLVASEIR from the coding sequence TTGAAAAGGAGCTTAGCTATGAAAAAGTTTGGAGTTATCGGACCAGGGGCAGTTGGTTCCGTAATTGCGGAATCTCTGTTGCAACATGGTCTTCAGGTACATTTATTAGGAAGAAATGCTGGAGAAGTACGTATCGAGCGGAAAGGGCAGTTGGCGGAAAGTACACTGCTCGTAGAAGAACTATCCCGTTTTGAAACCACGCTGGATTATATTTTTATCACAGTAAAAGGCACACAGCTATCGGCAGTGCTTCCATTTGTAGAAAAGCTCTCTCATGAAAATACAGTAACGATCATTTGTCAAAATGGCTATGGGCAACTCGAACAGATAACTATGCCACATACCTATCAAGCCGTCGTGTATATCAGCGGACAAAAAAAGGACCAAACGATAACGCATTTTCGTGATCGGAAATTAATTTTACCTGAAAATGAAGACACAATCGCCCTACATCAACTAGTTGAAGGAAGTGACCTCGATATCCAAATTAGCCCCCATTATCTTCACGATATATGGTTTAAGCTGCTCGTCAATCTCGGGATTAATTCTGTCACTGCATTGAGCCGGAATACTGCAATTGTTGTAACGAATGAAAAGGTCAGAAACCTGTGTGAATCATTGATTAAAGAGGGAATGACGATTGCTCATGCGGAAGGGATCCATTTTGAGAAATCTACCGTACAAGCCATCATGGATATTTACGATGGCTACCCGCCGCATATGGGCACGAGTATGTATTACGATCAGTTAAATCGTAACCCAATGGAAATCGATTATATTCAAGGATTCTTATATCGGAAAAGTCAGAAGCACCACTTAGACACGCCACATGTAGACACGGTTTACAGCTTGTTGGTGGCGAGTGAGATAAGGTGA
- a CDS encoding tripartite tricarboxylate transporter TctB family protein, with product MISAKRDLLNAILLLAFSGLAYIGSTQIPIQGFGKTEANFFPNIIIAVLVFLSVCLLTQSIYRFTKDSKSEKVSIRSAIRSNKKVIITFGLFAAYVFILPYAGYFIASILFLIGLYTVLAPNKNKIVLVILFMIGLVFILYVVFQQVLSVFLPPGILF from the coding sequence TTGATCAGTGCAAAACGTGATTTATTAAATGCAATTCTCTTGTTAGCGTTCAGTGGGTTGGCTTATATCGGTTCAACTCAAATTCCTATTCAAGGGTTCGGAAAAACAGAAGCCAATTTCTTTCCAAATATTATTATTGCCGTATTAGTGTTTTTAAGTGTTTGCTTACTCACGCAAAGCATATATCGGTTTACGAAAGATTCGAAATCAGAAAAAGTATCGATACGTAGCGCCATACGCAGCAATAAAAAAGTCATCATTACATTTGGCTTGTTTGCCGCATACGTGTTTATCCTGCCGTATGCTGGATACTTCATCGCTTCCATTCTATTTTTAATCGGTTTATATACGGTATTAGCACCCAATAAAAATAAAATTGTGTTAGTTATTTTATTCATGATTGGCTTGGTTTTCATATTATATGTGGTATTTCAACAGGTATTATCCGTATTTCTACCTCCTGGCATACTCTTTTAA